The following coding sequences lie in one Apium graveolens cultivar Ventura chromosome 3, ASM990537v1, whole genome shotgun sequence genomic window:
- the LOC141713217 gene encoding glutamate receptor 2.2-like isoform X1 — MGFFRLYLCSLLINSIIIFDFVSAQTDITSADSNNQIVIDIGLILDFGSSTGIIANSCISMAFSDFYTTYPHYSTRLALHHKNSNDVPSAASSASELVYEEQVDAIIGPQTSNQARLVAGIGGKSHVPIISFSETSSSLWPSPTPYFIPTAVPDSFELEGIAFLVKELGWHDLVVIYEEDMEEQFGNGFIPSLTHTFKQASVQISYVSAISISSSASHIKKEMRHLRSMQTRVFLVHVTCHDLTSRLFSLAQEVGMMSKGTAWIITDALSNSIGSLDATTVESMEGVLGMRPYIPKSKNLENFKIRWDKNKQNYSEKVDGDFITCLRAYDIVWALATAAEKIQFQQVKRSNEKLNTPNPAITQFRISETGTRLVEEILKTRFIGLSGEFKLKHGKLEAPAFEIINIIGNGDRTVGYWTPRRGFSRKISSAAEEEDHGAVVYPNYDRNVLKPIIWPGDSTQKPRGWDIPGMDLKLRVEAALREHMLTDWINIIKARLKITNYIYYTVGFVLGLLSHQQQEGTFGIEIVQIDESTKITDTDHW; from the exons ATGGGGTTCTTCAGATTATACCTCTGCTCTTTGCTGATCAATAGTATTATTATCTTCGACTTCGTCTCAGCCCAAACTGATATAACTTCTGCAGACTCGAATAACCAAATTGTCATTGATATTGGTTTAATTCTTGATTTTGGTTCATCTACTGGTATCATTGCCAACTCTTGCATATCCATGGCATTCTCCGATTTCTACACTACATATCCTCATTATTCTACGAGGTTGGCTTTACACCATAAAAATTCCAATGATGTTCCTTCTGCAGCTTCATCAG CTTCGGAGTTGGTTTATGAGGAACAAGTGGATGCAATAATTGGGCCACAAACCTCCAACCAAGCTAGATTGGTCGCTGGAATTGGAGGGAAATCTCACGTGCCAATCATCTCATTTTCTGAGACAAGTTCATCCCTTTGGCCTTCACCAACTCCTTATTTCATTCCAACTGCAGTGCCGGATTCCTTTGAACTAGAAGGCATCGCTTTCCTTGTCAAGGAACTTGGATGGCATGACCTTGTAGTAATTTATGAAGAGGACATGGAAGAACAGTTTGGCAACGGTTTCATCCCTTCTCTTACCCATACATTTAAGCAAGCAAGTGTTCAGATTTCATATGTGAGTGCAATCTCAATTTCTTCCAGTGCATCACACATCAAGAAAGAGATGCGCCACTTGAGGAGCATGCAAACTCGGGTATTTCTTGTTCACGTGACTTGTCATGACCTCACTTCTCGCCTATTTTCTCTTGCACAAGAGGTAGGAATGATGAGCAAAGGAACTGCATGGATCATCACCGATGCTTTATCCAATTCAATAGGCTCCTTGGATGCTACAACTGTTGAGTCAATGGAAGGTGTTTTAGGCATGAGGCCTTACATACCCAAATCCAAAAACCTGGAAAACTTCAAAATCAGATGGGataaaaataaacaaaattaTAGTGAAAAAGTTGATGGCGACTTTATTACATGTTTGCGGGCATACGACATAGTTTGGGCATTAGCCACGGCAGCAGAGAAGATCCAGTTCCAACAAGTGAAGAGGAGCAATGAAAAATTAAATACACCAAACCCTGCTATCACACAGTTCAGAATCTCAGAAACAGGCACAAGACTTGTTGAAGAAATCTTGAAAACAAGGTTTATAGGATTAAGCGGAGAATTTAAGTTGAAGCACGGGAAATTAGAGGCTCCAGCTTTTGAAATAATCAACATAATTGGAAACGGTGACAGAACTGTTGGATACTGGACACCAAGAAGAGGCTTCAGCCGAAAAATATCTAGTGCAGCTGAGGAAGAAGATCATGGAGCTGTAGTTTATCCAAATTATGACAGGAATGTTCTCAAACCAATCATCTGGCCCGGAGATTCCACACAAAAGCCCAGGGGATGGGACATACCCGGAATGGACCTGAAGCTAAGAGTAG AGGCGGCTCTGAGGGAACATATGCTCACAGATTGGATCAACATCATCAAGGCAAGGCTTAAAATAACTAATTATATCTACTACACCGTTGGATTCGTGTTGG GTCTCCTCTCCCATCAACAGCAAGAAGGAACATTTGGAATAGAGATCGTCCAAATAGACGAATCCACCAAAATTACCGATACTGATCATTGGTGA
- the LOC141714918 gene encoding uncharacterized protein LOC141714918 encodes MADRSIKYPLGILEDVPVRVRKIYITIDFVVLDMEVDSQIPIILGRPFLRTASVVIDVKSETLTLSVGDDKITFTLTSTLKSLLLENTCCRIDVIDEIVHDELPQILLNDSLEAVLMLEVSKGEGHAEVDSFVLELDGKADTSQTCEYLNDNESCPVIVSSNLDDDQISKLLTMLRMHRKAIGYSIDDLKGINPDFCRHRIHLDEGHKPCIQGQRRLNHNMQEVVKKEVLKLLDAGIIHPISDSKWIPIHPDDQEKTTFTCPYGTFAYRRVPSGLCNAPTTFQRCMTAIFSDFIESIMEVFMDDLCLYGSNFDVCLHNLSKVLKCCEDVNLVLNWEKCHFMVNEGVDATFEFTNACLESFHRIKNALVATSIIQPPYWNLPFEIMCDASDYAVGAVIGQRKDKVLYAIYFAIKTLDEAQLNYATTEKDLLAVVYALDKFRTYLIGSKVIIHTDHYALKYLLAKKEAKLRLIRWILLL; translated from the exons ATGGCGGACCGTTCTATAAAATATCCTTTGGGTATTTTAGAGGATGTGCCTGTCAGGGTTAGAAAAATTTATATTACTATAGACTTTGTAGTGTTGGACATGGAAGTAGATAGCCAAATCCCCATTATTTTGGGTAGGCCTTTCCTCCGTACTGCAAGTGTTGTTATTGATGTTAAAAGTGAGACTTTAACTTTGAGTGTTGGTGATGATAAAATTACTTTTACTCTAACCTCTACTCTTAAGTCCCTTTTGCTTGAGAATACTTGTTGTAGAATTGATGTCATTGATGAAATTGTGCATGATGAGCTACCTCAAATTTTACTAAATGATTCCTTGGAAGCAGTGTTGATGCTTGAAGTTTCAAAAGGAGAAGGACATGCCGAAGTTGACTCATTCGTTCTTGAGTTGGATGGTAAGGCTGATACAAGCCAAACTTGTGAG tATCTTAATGATAATGAGTCTTGTCCTGTGATTGTTAGTTCTAATCTTGATGATGATCAAATTTCTAAGCTTCTTACTATGTTGCGTATGCATAGAAAAGCAATTGGGTATAGTATTGATGATCTTAAAGGGATTAACCCAGACTTTTGCAGGCATAGAATTCACCTAGATGAGGGTCATAAGCCTTGTATACAGGGACAACGCCGCTTGAACCATAACATGCAAGAGGTTGTTAAAAAAGAAGTCTTGAAACTACTTGATGCGGGCATCATTCACCCAATTTCTGACTCCAAATGG ATCCCTATACACCCTGATGACCAGGAAAAGACTACATTCACATGTCCATATGGTACCTTTGCATATCGAAGAGTGCCGTCCGGATTATGTAATGCTCCTACTACTTTTCAGCGTTGCATGACAGCCATATTTTCTGATTTCATTGAGTCTATTATGGAAGTATTTATGGATGATTTATGTCTTTATGGTTCTAATTTTGATGTGTGTTTGCATAATCTCTCTAAAGTGCTTAAATGTTGTGAAGATGTTAATTTGGTTTTGAACTGGGAAAAGTGCCACTTCATGGTCAATGAAGGAGTG GATGCCACTTTTGAGTTTACTAATGCTTGTCTAGAATCTTTTCACAGGATAAAGAATGCTTTGGTAGCTACATCAATCATACAACCCCCATACTGGAATCTTCCTTTCGAAAtcatgtgtgatgcaagtgattacgCTGTAGGTGCAGTTATTGGTCAAAGAAAAGATAAGGTATTGTACGCTATCTACTTTGCAATTAAAACTTTGGATGAAGCTCAGTTGAACTATGCTACTACAGAGAAGGATCTTCTAGCTGTTGTCTATGCTCTTGACAAGTTTCGAACATATCTCATTGGTTCAAAAGTCATTATTCATACGGACCATTATGCACTGAAATATCTCTTGGCAAAGAAAGAAGCAAAACTGAGGCTTATTCGATGGATTCTGTTACTCTAA
- the LOC141713217 gene encoding glutamate receptor 2.2-like isoform X2 — protein MGFFRLYLCSLLINSIIIFDFVSAQTDITSADSNNQIVIDIGLILDFGSSTGIIANSCISMAFSDFYTTYPHYSTRLALHHKNSNDVPSAASSASELVYEEQVDAIIGPQTSNQARLVAGIGGKSHVPIISFSETSSSLWPSPTPYFIPTAVPDSFELEGIAFLVKELGWHDLVVIYEEDMEEQFGNGFIPSLTHTFKQASVQISYVSAISISSSASHIKKEMRHLRSMQTRVFLVHVTCHDLTSRLFSLAQEVGMMSKGTAWIITDALSNSIGSLDATTVESMEGVLGMRPYIPKSKNLENFKIRWDKNKQNYSEKVDGDFITCLRAYDIVWALATAAEKIQFQQVKRSNEKLNTPNPAITQFRISETGTRLVEEILKTRFIGLSGEFKLKHGKLEAPAFEIINIIGNGDRTVGYWTPRRGFSRKISSAAEEEDHGAVVYPNYDRNVLKPIIWPGDSTQKPRGWDIPGMDLKLRVEAALREHMLTDWINIIKARLKITNYIYYTVGFVLARRNIWNRDRPNRRIHQNYRY, from the exons ATGGGGTTCTTCAGATTATACCTCTGCTCTTTGCTGATCAATAGTATTATTATCTTCGACTTCGTCTCAGCCCAAACTGATATAACTTCTGCAGACTCGAATAACCAAATTGTCATTGATATTGGTTTAATTCTTGATTTTGGTTCATCTACTGGTATCATTGCCAACTCTTGCATATCCATGGCATTCTCCGATTTCTACACTACATATCCTCATTATTCTACGAGGTTGGCTTTACACCATAAAAATTCCAATGATGTTCCTTCTGCAGCTTCATCAG CTTCGGAGTTGGTTTATGAGGAACAAGTGGATGCAATAATTGGGCCACAAACCTCCAACCAAGCTAGATTGGTCGCTGGAATTGGAGGGAAATCTCACGTGCCAATCATCTCATTTTCTGAGACAAGTTCATCCCTTTGGCCTTCACCAACTCCTTATTTCATTCCAACTGCAGTGCCGGATTCCTTTGAACTAGAAGGCATCGCTTTCCTTGTCAAGGAACTTGGATGGCATGACCTTGTAGTAATTTATGAAGAGGACATGGAAGAACAGTTTGGCAACGGTTTCATCCCTTCTCTTACCCATACATTTAAGCAAGCAAGTGTTCAGATTTCATATGTGAGTGCAATCTCAATTTCTTCCAGTGCATCACACATCAAGAAAGAGATGCGCCACTTGAGGAGCATGCAAACTCGGGTATTTCTTGTTCACGTGACTTGTCATGACCTCACTTCTCGCCTATTTTCTCTTGCACAAGAGGTAGGAATGATGAGCAAAGGAACTGCATGGATCATCACCGATGCTTTATCCAATTCAATAGGCTCCTTGGATGCTACAACTGTTGAGTCAATGGAAGGTGTTTTAGGCATGAGGCCTTACATACCCAAATCCAAAAACCTGGAAAACTTCAAAATCAGATGGGataaaaataaacaaaattaTAGTGAAAAAGTTGATGGCGACTTTATTACATGTTTGCGGGCATACGACATAGTTTGGGCATTAGCCACGGCAGCAGAGAAGATCCAGTTCCAACAAGTGAAGAGGAGCAATGAAAAATTAAATACACCAAACCCTGCTATCACACAGTTCAGAATCTCAGAAACAGGCACAAGACTTGTTGAAGAAATCTTGAAAACAAGGTTTATAGGATTAAGCGGAGAATTTAAGTTGAAGCACGGGAAATTAGAGGCTCCAGCTTTTGAAATAATCAACATAATTGGAAACGGTGACAGAACTGTTGGATACTGGACACCAAGAAGAGGCTTCAGCCGAAAAATATCTAGTGCAGCTGAGGAAGAAGATCATGGAGCTGTAGTTTATCCAAATTATGACAGGAATGTTCTCAAACCAATCATCTGGCCCGGAGATTCCACACAAAAGCCCAGGGGATGGGACATACCCGGAATGGACCTGAAGCTAAGAGTAG AGGCGGCTCTGAGGGAACATATGCTCACAGATTGGATCAACATCATCAAGGCAAGGCTTAAAATAACTAATTATATCTACTACACCGTTGGATTCGTGTTGG CAAGAAGGAACATTTGGAATAGAGATCGTCCAAATAGACGAATCCACCAAAATTACCGATACTGA
- the LOC141713218 gene encoding diacylglycerol kinase 7-like, which translates to MDSPNRVAVRSSLIDSFKACTLAGAQIPKEQLRRRISMPEYLRLAIRYACDKENIDAAVSLFDNNAAVQQAPQSPLVVFINSNSGGRLGPQLKHRLQDLITQEQVFDISDVKPDKFIQYGLGCLEKFASLGDTCAKETREKLRIVVAGGDGSVGWVLGCLGELYKQGREPVPPTGIIPLGTGNDLSRTFGWGGSFPYNWKSAIKRTLDRATNGQIRRLDSWNIRILMPAGEELDVSYCLKRQQLEEFSHGQELEVGEDLPLKRSCYEGVFYNYFSVGMDARVAYGFHHLRNEKPYLAQGPVSNKLIYSGYSCTQGWFFTPCTSDPSLRGLNNILRMHIKRANCSEWEQISIPSSVRSVVALNLRNYAGGRHPWGNLKPEYMEKRGFVEACPDDGLLEIFGLKQGWHASFVLVEIISAKHLAQAAAIRFEFRGGEWKEGFMQIDGEPWKQPISKNSTTVVEIKRVPLQSTVIDGE; encoded by the exons ATGGATTCGCCCAACAGGGTGGCTGTACGGTCATCTTTGATTGATTCATTCAAGGCTTGCACACTTGCAGGAGCTCAGATTCCGAAAGAACAACTCAGGAGGAGGATTAGTATGCCCGAGTATTTACGTTTAGCTATTCGTTACGCCTGTGACAAAGAAAATATAGATGCGGCTGTGTCTCTTTTTGACAACAACGCTGCTGTACAACAAGCGCCTCAATCTCCgcttgttgtgtttattaattcCAACAGTGGGGGACGTTTAGGTCCTCAGCTTAAACACAGGCTTCAGGACTTGATCACTCAAGAACAG GTTTTCGATATTTCTGATGTGAAGCCTGATAAATTTATACAGTATGGGTTGGGTTGCCTGGAGAAGTTTGCTAGTCTTGGGGATACTTGTGCAAAAGAGACTCgtgaaaaattgagaattgtg GTTGCTGGGGGTGATGGTTCTGTGGGCTGGGTCCTGGGCTGTCTCGGGGAGCTTTACAAACAAGGGAGAGAACCAGTTCCACCAACAGGAATTATTCCTCTTGGTACAGGAAATGACTTGTCTAGGACTTTTGGTTGG GGTGGTTCATTTCCCTATAACTGGAAGTCTGCCATTAAAAGAACTCTTGACAGGGCTACCAATGGTCAAATACGTCGGCTCGATAG TTGGAATATTCGAATATTGATGCCAGCTGGAGAGGAGCTGGATGTTTCCTACTGTTTGAAACGCCAGCAACTGGAAGAGTTTTCTCATGGTCAG GAACTAGAAGTTGGGGAGGACTTGCCTCTGAAACGTTCATGCTACGAAGGAGTCTTTTATAACTATTTTAGCGTAG GAATGGATGCCCGAGTTGCTTATGGGTTCCATCATTTGCGCAATGAAAAACCTTACCTTGCACAGGGTCCAGTTTCAAATAAG TTGATATACTCAGGATACAGTTGCACACAGGGGTGGTTTTTCACGCCTTGTACATCAGATCCTAGTCTAAG GGGACTAAATAATATTTTAAGGATGCACATTAAACGGGCCAACTGCTCAGAATGGGAGCAGATTTCTATCCCTTCCAG TGTTAGATCCGTGGTTGCTTTAAATCTACGTAATTATGCAGGGGGAAGACATCCCTGGGGTAATCTGAAGCCAGAGTATATGGAAAAG AGAGGTTTTGTTGAGGCCTGTCCTGATGATGGTTTGCTAGAAATTTTTGGCCTCAAACAAGGATGGCATGCATCTTTTGTCTTGGTTGAAATCATTTCAGCCAAACACCTTGCACAG GCTGCAGCAATTCGGTTTGAATTTAGAGGTGGAGAGTGGAAAGAAGGTTTTATGCAAATTGATGGGGAGCCGTGGAAACAACCTATAAGCAAGAATTCCACAACTGTAGTGGAGATTAAGCGAGTGCCATTACAATCAACTGTGATTGACGGGGAATAA